The Perca fluviatilis chromosome 2, GENO_Pfluv_1.0, whole genome shotgun sequence genome includes a region encoding these proteins:
- the LOC120571401 gene encoding zinc finger protein 883-like — translation MEEDNQNQEHRSNKVPRRPAADWDSNTSHVQKPRGGEVPERHHCQHCDKSFTRSGYLKIHQRVHTGEKPYSCDQCGKTFSGGDDLKKHQRVHTGEKPYWCEQCGKTFSESGALKIHQRIHTGEKPYSCDLCGKTFTHSNSLKSHRRVHTGEKLYSCGLCGKTLS, via the exons atggaggaggacaaccagaaccaggagcatcggagcaacaaggtccccagaagaccagcagcagactgggactctaataccagccatgttcag aaaccgagaggaggagaggtacCCGAACGTCACCACTGtcaacactgtgacaaatccttcacaagatctggatatttaaagattcatcagagagttcacactggagagaagccttacagctgtgatcaatgtggtaaaaccttttctgGGGGTGATGACCTTAAAAAACACCAGCGTGtgcacactggagagaagccgtactggtgtgaacaatgtgggaaaactttttctgAAAGTGGGGCCCTTAAAAtccatcaacgcattcacactggagagaagccttacagctgtgatcttTGTGGGAAAACTTTTACTCATAGCAATAGCCTTAAATCTCACCGAcgcgttcacactggagagaagctgtACAGCTGTGGTCTATGTGGTAAAACTTTGTCatag